The Acidimicrobiia bacterium DNA window TGTTGAGGCCGAGGAAGACGACGCGATCGCCGAATTCGCGGTGGACATCCCCGAAGTCGGCCATCTCGGCGACACAAGCAGGGCACCATGACGCCCAGAAGTTGAGGACGACCGGCGTTCCCGCCAGGTCGGCCAGGTCTCCGGTGCTGCCGTCGAAGAATTCAAGGCGGGCGCTCACAGGCTGACCCGGCTCCGCCCCGGGCTGATCACCTGCTCCAAGCGCGATCACGAGGACGGCCGCGATCGCGGCCGCGGCCGCCGAGGCGAGTGCGTAGGTGCGTGTGCGCTGTGGTGCCATCGACCCCTCCCTTCCGGTGGTTTGGGGTGTCCCGAGTGGCGGGACGTCCCAAACCCCCGGGTCGTATCGAGAGGAACGTTGGCGCATTCACCCGTCGTCGCACGAATGTCGGCCTTCTTACAGTCCTCGGAACCTGCGGCGTCCGACCAGAGTTGTGCTGAGCATGCCGGTGCCCTCGACTTTGGTCGGACTCGCCTCTGCGCTCTCGATGGTGCTCGCCGGCTGCGCTACGCCCACCGACACCACAGGAACGGGCCTGAATCACCCGGCCGAGGCGCCCCTCACCGACCGCGGAGCCCTTCCCCAGGGCCCCTCTGCCCTCGACACGCTTGACGACCCGGCCTTCCCCGAGCCCCTGATCGACCCGGAGGAGATCATCTCGGGCGGGCCAACCCCGGACGGCATTCCGTCCATCGACGATCCGCGCTTTCTCACCGTGGACGAGGTCGACTGGATTCGTGACCAGGAAGCGGTGGTGGCGGTTGTGATCGACGGCGACGCTCGGGCCTATCCGGCCCAGATACTCATCTGGCATGAGATCGTCAATGACACGGTTGGGGGCGTCCCGGTCGCCGTCACCTTCTGCCCCCTCTGCAACAGCGCGGTGACGTTCCGTCGAGTCATCGACGGCGTCGAGACCACGTTCGGCACATCGGGCCGGCTGTTCGCTTCTGCCCTGGTCATGTACGACCGGGCCACCGAGTCACTCTGGACCCATTTCGACGGTCGCGCCGTCGTCGGGGTGCTGGCCGGTCGCCGCCTCGATCCGATTCCTGCCCCGCTCATGTCATGGGAAGAGTTCCGCACTGCATACCCCGACGGCCTCGTCCTCGACAAGTTCCGTACCGGGCACTCGCGCCGATACGGCGACAACCCCTACGTCGGTTACGACGATCCGGACGGCTTCCCCTTCCTGTTCCGCGGTGACGCGGATGGGCGGCTGCGGGCGATGCAGCGCGTCGTGGGTGTGGAGTTGGGTGGCGCCGCCAAGGCGTGGTCTCTCGACGCCGTATCGGGTGGCGAGGCACGGGCGACCAATGACACGATCGGAGGGACCCCGATCGTCGTATTCTGGCGGGCCGGCCAGGCCAGCGCCACCCATCAATTTCAGACCGACATCGGACGGATGGTCGGCACTGTCGGCGTGTTCTCACCGGTTGTCGACGGCCGGGTCCTCACCTTCCGCGCCGATGGCGACGGCTTTATCGACGGCGAGACGGGATCGCGCTGGGACATCACGGGGCGCGCCATTGCCGGGCCGTTGACTTCTACGACCCTCGAGAGGCTTCACCACCTCGACACGTTCTGGTTCGCCTGGTCGACCTACCAGCCGGACGGCGTACTCATCGAGCCGTGAGTCTGACTGCGACCAGCCCGGGAACCGGATCACCGCTGTCGGGTCAGACTTGGACGGGTACGAGTCCCCGGTCCCAGTCGGGGTTCGGGGGCACCGGGACCGGTTCCCAAACCCGGGCGTTCGGCCAGAAGCGGGGCACGTCCTTGGCGAATGCCGTGAATCCCGGCAGCCGGTGAAGGATGCTCCCTCGGAGCGCTCCCTTTAGAGCGATGCCGCGCGCCGGATCCCAAACCGATGCCGTCTCCAGGTCGATGAGCGAGTCTCCCACCACCGCCAACGTGACCGTCTGATCGTCGAGGGTCCGAAGGAGCACCGACCACCGGCGCTCGTCGCGAGGGTCGCTCACGACGGCGATCGGGGTTCCAGCCACCACCTCGTTGGCGACTCCTACCTCGCGAAGGTCCTCGATCGCGAACGTGACCGCCTCGCCGGCGAACTCGACGACCACGACGATGTCGTCGAGGCCGATCCGTGCGTACGGGCCGGGAGTCTCGAGTACCCACTCCGGGGTCTCAAGTGCCCAGGTGTCGGGATACGCCTCACGCCAGGCCCCCCAAGTCGTCAGCTCTGATGCAAGCCGCTCGACCGTTGCCCCGGTTCGGGGACCGAGGATCGCCTCACCGAGGGGCTGGCTCCACACGCTTCCGGTGTCGTGGTCCCACCAGGTCATGGCGTTGCGGTAGAGGGCACCCTGGATGCCGAACAGGATCTCCTGCCCATCCAGTTCGCGGCGGTGGACCATTGCGGTCCCACAGAGCGGGCACCAGGTGACCACGACGGGAATTCCAGCTACGCGGTCGATAACCATCTCGCGGATGTCGAGGAAGATCACCGGATACGCCCGGGCGTCCCCATCGATTTCCAGGCCGATGACCAGCATGTCATCGCTCCATGAGACCTCTTCAGCCGGAAGGAAGACAGGGTCGTAGATGGGCAGGATTTCGTCTCGAGGGAGCGCGTGACGAAATCCCTCTGGAATCTGCTCGCCCGCCCAGACCGGGTCGTACACCCGGCCGGGAAGCGCCCTGAGCGCGGGGTCGTAGGCGCGGTCCGGGGTGGCTGCCGGCGACGCGGTGTCTACCCGGACTCCGGCCGGATTCTCGACGGTGGTCGGCGATGGCGCCAGAGTCTCGTCGCCCCCACCCGGCCCGTACCGGGCCGTGACGATCAGCGAGGCCACGAGGATGACCGATCCGATCGGAAGGGCGATGGCGGTGGGGCGCATGGGGTAGGAACGGTGTGGCCTCGGGACCTGTTCCCTGCTCAGATCAGCGGTGACGGCAGCGCGACGAGAAGGACGAACCAACTGCCGAGAGCGATGAGCACATAGCCGCTCCACTTCCTCACCGAGGACCCGACCATGCGGAAGGCCCGCAGGGACTCTCCTGTGGCCAGGCTCACCGCCACGGAAGCGGAGGCAATCAGCACCGTGAACACGCCGATCGCGGAGGCGAACGACCACAGGGTCGTCGCCGTGTCGGTGGTGAGGGACTGAGCGGCCAGACCGGCGAGGAGTGCTCCGGTGCATCCGAACCCGGCGAGCAGGTAACCGAGCCCATACCCGATGTCCCTTGCCCAGCGCCGCTCGGACGTCGGTTCCAGGGCCCTGGCAGCCGTGGTTGCGACGCGATCGAAGATCCTGAGGCGCAGCCGGAGCAGGTGAGCCTGATGGGCACCGAGAACGATCAGGAAGGCACCGACGAGGGCCCTCAGGGTCCGGCCGACGGGTCTGTCGAAGGCGACGGCCTTGCCGACGGCATCGCCCGCGGCCACGACCACCACCGCGACGAGAGACAGTAGGACGGCAACGCCAAGGGCCACCCGGAAGGCGCCGAGGAGCCCCTGACGAGGCGTCTCGGCCGATCGCCTGGTCAGAAAGGTGAGCAGGAGGGGGAACGAGCAGGGCGAGAAGAAGGCGGCGAAGCCGGTGGCCGCTCCGAGGCCGACGGACCCGGCTGCCACCCCGCCGGAGGCGACGACGCGGAACCCGAGATACCCGAAGACGCCGACGGTCACAAGACCGAGAGCGACGACCACGAACCGGGCTCGTGCCCGGCGGGCGAGGCGGCGATCCATCGTTTCAGGCTGCACGGCAGCCCAGCGTCTTGACGTCCGTCCCGAAGCCTTGGGCGGGGAGTTTCAAGGCTTCGGCCATCGTGAGGCAGGGGTGATGGGTGCCGGCGATCTCGTCGATGGTGGCCCGGTACTTGAGCGCCATGACGGAGGCCTGGATCACATCGCCGGCGCCGTCGGAGATCATGTGAGCGCGGATGGAGGCGCCCGCTGGCTTCATCGGCTACCAGCTCGGGCACGCCATGGGTCTCATGATCGACGGTCGCCCCGGGGACTACCTCGAGAGGCAGCACCGAGCTGCGCGGGCAGGTTCCCGGCCTCGACGATGTGGCAGACGTAATCACCCCGCGGCCGGTTGTCGGCCGCCTCGTCCGCGAGCTTCAGGAGCCGCTTCAGCTCGCGCTGCAGCGCCTGCAGCTCCCGAATTCGCTCGCCGATCAGCGATGCCTCGCGTGCCATCGCGGCCCACACGACCTCACACGGGGCCTGGCCGGCGTGTCTCAGCTCCACGATCTCGCGGATGTCGTCCAGGGGGATCTCGAGGCGTCGGGCGCGCCTGACGAAGCGCAGCAGCTCGACGTCTTGGTCCGAGTAGTCCCGGTAGCCGGATTCGGTACGCTCGGGACCCGGCAGCACGCCCTGCTTCTCGTAGAAGCGGATGGCGCTGGCTTCCAGTCCGGCTGCTCCGGCAGCTTCACCGATACGCATCGAAGACTCCTTGGGTGGTCTCCTTGTGCAGCGTAGACCTTGGAGTCACTCCAAGGTCAAGGGCCCTTTCTTGGGGCGGGGGGGGGGGGGGGTGGCCGGCCCCCCCCCCCCCCNNNNNNNNNNGGGCGGGGCAATATACGCCCCGCCCCCGCCCGCCGATCAGCGCGTGAGTTGGTGCAGCCGAGTGGTCTGGAAACGGATTACCGTGATGATCGTTGCCAGCCCGAACGTGATGCCGAACAGGTAGAGGCCGACGCCGGCCCGGCGGACGGCTTCGAGCACGTCAGCCCAGCGCCCGACCGACTCGAGGCTCCAGGTGCCAACCGCGGCAGCGGCCACGAAATCGATGTCGAGGGCGAGCATGCCCTCATCCGGTTCGTATGGCTTTTCCACGGCGACTCACAATGGTCGGGAATCGCCGTATGGTCGGGAATTGTGGCCTGTTTGTCACGATCCGCCGAACCTGGGCCGTTGACCGTTGACCGTTGACCGTTGGCCTCTCCTACCCGAGTTCCGCCAGCAGCCGCGCCTTCCCGTCCGGGGGCAGGAACGAGCTTTCGATGGCGTTGCGGGCCAGGGTGGTCAGGTCGTCGCGATCCAGATCGAGCGCTCGCTGGATCGCCAGGTAGTTGTCGCCGATATAGCCACCGAAGTACGCCGGGTCGTCGGAGTTGACGGTCACCCGGACGCCCCGTTCGAGGAGACGTGTGAGGTTGTGCTCCTTCAGATCGTCAACGCCCCGAAGGGCGAGGTTTGACAAGGGGCACATCGTGAGGGGGATCGCTTCCCGCACCAGCCTCTCGACCAGTACGTCATCCTGCTCGCAGGCGACTCCGTGGTCGATCCGCTCGGCGCCAAGGAGATCGAGCGCGCCGGTGATGTACGAGGGCGGACCTTCCTCCCCGGCGTGCGCCACGGCCCGAAGACCGAGGTCGCGCGCTCGCCTGAACACGTGCTCGAAACGATCGGGAGGATTGCCCACCTCGCCCGAGTCGAGGCCGACCGCGGCGATCCGATCGAGGAACGGGGTGGCCTGCTCCAGGGTCTCGAACGCACTCTCCTCAGGAAGGTGGCGGAGGAAACACATGATCAGCAGGGTCGAGATGCCGAGGGTGGCTGCCGCCTCGGCCCGAGCGCGCTCGAACCCGTCCATGAACACTTGGAAGGGAATGCCCCGCTCGGTATGGGTCTGCGGATCGAAGAAGATCTCGGCATGCCGCACGTTGTCCGCCGCCGCTCGGTGGAGGTAGGCGGACATGAGGTCGGCGAAGTCCTCCTCCGTCTGCAGGACAGCGGCACCCTGGTAGTAGATATCGAGAAACGACTGGAGGTCGACGAATTCGTAGGCCGCCCGCGTCTCCTCCACCGAGGCGAACGGCAGCGCGATCTGGTTGCGCGCCGCGATCGAGAACATCATCTCTGGTTCGAGGGTTCCTTCGATGTGGACATGGAGTTCCACCTTGGGCAGATCCCGAATGAACTTCTCCACCACGCCTCCTTCCGAAAATGAGCCTTCCCGCAACCGACCCGGACATCAAGGGCCGTGTGGCCCATGTCATGGCGGCATCGACCACCCTACGATTTGAATCGAACCGACTGAAGGGTGATCGATGCGCGGGAAATCATTCCGCCGATGGTTCGCCGTGATCGCCGTGTTCGCCATTGTGGCGGCGGCGTGCGGTGACGACGATGCCACGACAACCACTGGAGGGGCAGGCGAGGAGTTCGTCTTCGGGATGATCCTCGTCGGCCCACAAAACGACCGGGGCTGGAGTCAGGCGCACTTCGAGGCGGGGCAATACCTCGAGGAGAAGCTCGGGGCGAGGATGATCGTCCTCGACCGGGTGAACACTGCCGACCGGCCCGAGACGACAGTCGATCAGGTGATCGACGACATGGTGGCCCAGGGAGCCCAGCTCATCTTCGCCACCTCGGACGACATGAAGGACGGGGCACTCCTCGGAGCGGAGCGCAACCCCGATGTGCCGATGATTTGGGCATCCGGTGACAACGCCTGGGTGGACGGGAAGGACCATCGGCCCGACCTCGACAATCTGGGCAACGTGATGGGGCGGATGGAGTACGGCAAGATGATTGCCGGCTGCGCCGCCGCGCTGACCACCGAAACCGGAGACATCGGGTACCTCGGACCGCTCATCAACGATGAGACGAGGCGACTGACCAACTCGGCCTACCTCGGCGCCCAATACTGCTGGGAGAACTTCCGGGGCAACGATCCGGCGACCCTTGGATTCAGTGTCAACTGGATCGGGTTCTGGTTCAACATCCCGGGATTCACCCTCGATCCGACGCTGGTGGCAAACGACTTCTTCGACTCGGGCGCAGACGTCGTGATCTCCGGCATCGACACCACCGAGGGCCTTGTCGTCGCCGGCCAGCGGGCCGCGGGCGGCGAGAGCGTGTGGGCGGTGCCTTATGACTACGAAGGGGCCTGCCAAGAGGCGCCCGAGATCTGCCTCGGCGTTCCCTACTTCCATTGGGGCCCGGCGTATCTCGAAGTAGCGCAGTCGGTGATCGACGGCACCTTCGAGGCCACCTGGGTGTGGAACGGCCCCGATTGGGACGACATCAACAACCCGGACACGACGGCGATCGGTTGGATCGCCGGTGGCGGCCTCTCCGAAGAGGCAGCCGCTGATCTGGCGACCTTCATCGAAGGTCTCGCCGACGGCTCGATCAATCTGTACGTGGGGCCCCTCAACTACCAGGACGGATCGGAGTTCCTCGCCGATGGCGAAGAGGCCACCGACTTCCAGATCTGGTACGCCGAGCAGCTGCTCGAAGGAATGGTCGGAGCCAGCTCCGCCGAGTGACCGACACCCTGCCCGCGGCGCGGGGAGAGGGCACTGATGCCCTTTCCCCCGCCGCGGCGCCGGGACCTCTCCCCCTACTCTCCCCCCGGCGATGAGCCTTGAGCTACGCGCCATCCACAAGCACTTCGGAACGGTGCGCGCCAACGACGGTGTGTCGCTGATTGTGGAACGCGGCTCTCTCCACGGCCTTCTCGGTGAGAACGGCGCCGGCAAGTCCACTCTGATGAAGGTGCTGTCGGGCTTCATCGAGGCCGACTCCGGCGAAGTGCTGCTCGACGGCGAGACCGTCGCCCTCGCTTCACCCCGCGATGCCATTGCCGCCGGCATCGGCATGCTCCATCAGGACCCTCTCGTCTTCCTTCCGTTCTCCGTTCTCGACAACTTCCTGCTCGGGACCCACGCGACGAGCGACCGGTCGGCCGCAAAGGCGGAGCTCGAACGCCTCAGCCGTACATTCGGTTTCGCTTTCGATCCCGACGCTCCCGCCAGGAGCCTCACCGTCGGCGAGAGGCAACAACTCGAGATCGTCCGGCTCCTGTCGCTGGGCGCCAAAGTGCTGATCCTCGACGAGCCCACCACCGGGATCTCCGCTTCGCAGCAGGCGCTGCTATTCGCAACTCTGCGCACCCTCGCCGCCGAGGGATTGATCGTGATCTTCGTGTCCCACAAACTCGAAGAAGTGGAAGCCCTCTGCGACCGGGTCACCGTGATGCGGCAAGGCCAGGCCGTGGGGGAACTGCCCCTTCCGGCTCCGGTGGAACGACTGGTCGAGATGATGTTCGGCCATGCGGTAGAGGTGGCCGAACGGTCGCCCGGCAGCCCAGGTGGGGCGGCGCTCGAACTCGACGGGATCGCCGCCACCGACCGCCTCACCGCACTCGAGGGGTTGTCGCTCGAAATCCGCCAGGGCGAAGTGATCGGCCTCGCCGGACTGGAGGGCAGCGGGCAGCGAACCCTCCTCCGCACCTGTGTTGGCCTGATCGCACCCACCTCGGGAAGCGTCCGGTGCGGTGACGCCGACCTCACCTCCCGCGGCTACCACGAGCGACTCGCAGCCGGCATCCATTACGTCCCGGCGGGGCGACTCGAGGAAGGCCTGATCCACGGGGTGACCATCACCGAGCACTTCCTGCTGTCCACGCCAAAGACAGGCCCGGTCATCGACTGGGCGGCGGCCCGACGCGCCGCCAAGGCGAAGATTGAGGAGCACGCCATCGTCGGCACCACCGACT harbors:
- a CDS encoding TlpA disulfide reductase family protein yields the protein MAPQRTRTYALASAAAAAIAAVLVIALGAGDQPGAEPGQPVSARLEFFDGSTGDLADLAGTPVVLNFWASWCPACVAEMADFGDVHREFGDRVVFLGLNMQEISVDAALRLIDETGVEYRMVHDRDGALYRMFGGIAMPTTVFIDAHGSVVRVHGGVLFEDDLRRIIESELLG
- a CDS encoding DUF3179 domain-containing protein, which codes for MPSTLVGLASALSMVLAGCATPTDTTGTGLNHPAEAPLTDRGALPQGPSALDTLDDPAFPEPLIDPEEIISGGPTPDGIPSIDDPRFLTVDEVDWIRDQEAVVAVVIDGDARAYPAQILIWHEIVNDTVGGVPVAVTFCPLCNSAVTFRRVIDGVETTFGTSGRLFASALVMYDRATESLWTHFDGRAVVGVLAGRRLDPIPAPLMSWEEFRTAYPDGLVLDKFRTGHSRRYGDNPYVGYDDPDGFPFLFRGDADGRLRAMQRVVGVELGGAAKAWSLDAVSGGEARATNDTIGGTPIVVFWRAGQASATHQFQTDIGRMVGTVGVFSPVVDGRVLTFRADGDGFIDGETGSRWDITGRAIAGPLTSTTLERLHHLDTFWFAWSTYQPDGVLIEP
- a CDS encoding DUF3179 domain-containing (seleno)protein codes for the protein MRPTAIALPIGSVILVASLIVTARYGPGGGDETLAPSPTTVENPAGVRVDTASPAATPDRAYDPALRALPGRVYDPVWAGEQIPEGFRHALPRDEILPIYDPVFLPAEEVSWSDDMLVIGLEIDGDARAYPVIFLDIREMVIDRVAGIPVVVTWCPLCGTAMVHRRELDGQEILFGIQGALYRNAMTWWDHDTGSVWSQPLGEAILGPRTGATVERLASELTTWGAWREAYPDTWALETPEWVLETPGPYARIGLDDIVVVVEFAGEAVTFAIEDLREVGVANEVVAGTPIAVVSDPRDERRWSVLLRTLDDQTVTLAVVGDSLIDLETASVWDPARGIALKGALRGSILHRLPGFTAFAKDVPRFWPNARVWEPVPVPPNPDWDRGLVPVQV
- a CDS encoding cytochrome c biogenesis protein CcdA; amino-acid sequence: MDRRLARRARARFVVVALGLVTVGVFGYLGFRVVASGGVAAGSVGLGAATGFAAFFSPCSFPLLLTFLTRRSAETPRQGLLGAFRVALGVAVLLSLVAVVVVAAGDAVGKAVAFDRPVGRTLRALVGAFLIVLGAHQAHLLRLRLRIFDRVATTAARALEPTSERRWARDIGYGLGYLLAGFGCTGALLAGLAAQSLTTDTATTLWSFASAIGVFTVLIASASVAVSLATGESLRAFRMVGSSVRKWSGYVLIALGSWFVLLVALPSPLI
- a CDS encoding MerR family transcriptional regulator, coding for MRIGEAAGAAGLEASAIRFYEKQGVLPGPERTESGYRDYSDQDVELLRFVRRARRLEIPLDDIREIVELRHAGQAPCEVVWAAMAREASLIGERIRELQALQRELKRLLKLADEAADNRPRGDYVCHIVEAGNLPAQLGAASRGSPRGDRRS
- a CDS encoding adenosine deaminase; protein product: MEKFIRDLPKVELHVHIEGTLEPEMMFSIAARNQIALPFASVEETRAAYEFVDLQSFLDIYYQGAAVLQTEEDFADLMSAYLHRAAADNVRHAEIFFDPQTHTERGIPFQVFMDGFERARAEAAATLGISTLLIMCFLRHLPEESAFETLEQATPFLDRIAAVGLDSGEVGNPPDRFEHVFRRARDLGLRAVAHAGEEGPPSYITGALDLLGAERIDHGVACEQDDVLVERLVREAIPLTMCPLSNLALRGVDDLKEHNLTRLLERGVRVTVNSDDPAYFGGYIGDNYLAIQRALDLDRDDLTTLARNAIESSFLPPDGKARLLAELG
- a CDS encoding BMP family ABC transporter substrate-binding protein yields the protein MRGKSFRRWFAVIAVFAIVAAACGDDDATTTTGGAGEEFVFGMILVGPQNDRGWSQAHFEAGQYLEEKLGARMIVLDRVNTADRPETTVDQVIDDMVAQGAQLIFATSDDMKDGALLGAERNPDVPMIWASGDNAWVDGKDHRPDLDNLGNVMGRMEYGKMIAGCAAALTTETGDIGYLGPLINDETRRLTNSAYLGAQYCWENFRGNDPATLGFSVNWIGFWFNIPGFTLDPTLVANDFFDSGADVVISGIDTTEGLVVAGQRAAGGESVWAVPYDYEGACQEAPEICLGVPYFHWGPAYLEVAQSVIDGTFEATWVWNGPDWDDINNPDTTAIGWIAGGGLSEEAAADLATFIEGLADGSINLYVGPLNYQDGSEFLADGEEATDFQIWYAEQLLEGMVGASSAE
- a CDS encoding ATP-binding cassette domain-containing protein; protein product: MSLELRAIHKHFGTVRANDGVSLIVERGSLHGLLGENGAGKSTLMKVLSGFIEADSGEVLLDGETVALASPRDAIAAGIGMLHQDPLVFLPFSVLDNFLLGTHATSDRSAAKAELERLSRTFGFAFDPDAPARSLTVGERQQLEIVRLLSLGAKVLILDEPTTGISASQQALLFATLRTLAAEGLIVIFVSHKLEEVEALCDRVTVMRQGQAVGELPLPAPVERLVEMMFGHAVEVAERSPGSPGGAALELDGIAATDRLTALEGLSLEIRQGEVIGLAGLEGSGQRTLLRTCVGLIAPTSGSVRCGDADLTSRGYHERLAAGIHYVPAGRLEEGLIHGVTITEHFLLSTPKTGPVIDWAAARRAAKAKIEEHAIVGTTDSSAESLSGGNQQRLLLAMMPDEVRVLLMEHPTRGLDIASADWVWTKLLERVAKGTAIVFSSADLDELLRYSDRIVVFFGGRVFKVLDARETDANRLAQMIGGRDLP